From a region of the Cucumis sativus cultivar 9930 chromosome 6, Cucumber_9930_V3, whole genome shotgun sequence genome:
- the LOC101214545 gene encoding glyceraldehyde-3-phosphate dehydrogenase, cytosolic, with translation MGKVKIGINGFGRIGRLVARVALQSDDIELVAVNDPFITTDYMTYMFKYDSVHGQWKHHDIKVKDSKTLLFGEKSVTVFGTRNPEEIPWGEVGADYVVESTGVFTDKDKAAAHLKGGAKKVIISAPSKDAPMFVVGVNEKEYKSDLNIVSNASCTTNCLAPLAKVINDRFGIVEGLMTTVHSITATQKTVDGPSMKDWRGGRAASFNIIPSSTGAAKAVGKVLPALNGKLTGMSFRVPTVDVSVVDLTVRLEKKATYEDIKAAIKEESEGKLKGILGYTEDDVVSTDFVGDSRSSIFDAKAGIALNDNFVKIVSWYDNEWGYSTRVIDLIRHINSVQ, from the exons ATGGGCAAAGTTAAGATCGGCATCAATG GATTTGGAAGGATCGGTCGTCTTGTTGCTAGAGTCGCCTTGCAGAGCGACGATATCGAACTCGTTGCTGTTAATGATCCATTTATCACCACTGATTACATG ACCTACATGTTCAAGTATGATAGTGTACACGGTCAGTGGAAGCACCATGATATCAAGGTGAAGGATAGCAAGACTCTTCTCTTTGGGGAGAAATCAGTCACCGTTTTCGGTACTAG GAACCCAGAGGAGATCCCTTGGGGGGAGGTTGGAGCCGACTATGTTGTTGAATCCACTGGAGTATTCACTGACAAGGACAAAGCTGCTGCTCATTTGAAG GGTGGTGCCAAGAAGGTTATCATCTCTGCACCAAGCAAGGATGCCCCAATGTTTGTTGTTGGTGTTAATGAGAAGGAGTACAAGTCAGATCTTAACATTGTGTCCAATGCCAGTTGCACTACCAACTGTCTTGCTCCCTTGGCCAag gttatcaatgatagatttgGAATTGTTGAGGGTCTCATGACCACTGTCCATTCGATCACTG CAACCCAGAAGACTGTTGATGGACCATCAATGAAGGACTGGAGAGGTGGAAGAGCCGCTTCCTTCAACATCATTCCCAGCAGCACTGGTGCTGCCAAG GCTGTAGGCAAAGTGTTGCCTGCTCTAAACGGAAAGTTGACAGGAATGTCATTCCGTGTTCCCACGGTCGATGTCTCCGTTGTTGACCTTACCGTCAGGCTTGAAAAGAAGGCCACTTATGAAGATATTAAGGCTGCCATCAA GGAAGAATCAGAAGGTAAGCTGAAGGGAATTCTTGGGTACACCGAAGACGATGTTGTGTCAACCGACTTTGTTGGTGACAGCAG GTCAAGCATTTTTGATGCGAAGGCTGGCATTGCTTTGAACGACAACTTCGTGAAGATCGTCTCTTGGTATGACAACGAGTGGGGATACAG TACACGTGTGATCGACCTGATCCGTCACATTAACTCTGTTCAGTAA
- the LOC101217813 gene encoding plant UBX domain-containing protein 1 isoform X2: MADQSSKAKLLSVKEKYGREIRVFETMPPSSSTEELPNAGEEPDGFYEFTAEDYYRVLATKKDDKYLKTRKLREAEEAARRSKITKVSVRVRFPDNHTLEATFHPSERMQTLVDLLTKVVAQPELPFYIYTTPPKKQIKDLMQDFYSAGFVPGAIVYFSYDLPEGESVGSVSYLNEDAMLLKDLEIVSEEEESTSAVAEPETAASPPAPTPVVKETKPTDKKAIKPKWLKM; this comes from the exons ATGGCTGACCAATCGTCTAAG GCCAAGTTATTGAGcgtgaaagaaaaatatggacGAGAGATCCGCGTATTTGAGACAATGCCACCATCTTCATCAACAGAGGAATTACCCAACGCTG GAGAAGAGCCAGATGgtttttatgaatttacaGCGGAAGACTATTATCGAGTGTTAGCAACCAAAAAGGATG ataaatatttaaaaacacgAAAGTTGAGAGAGGCAGAAGAGGCAGCTCGCAGGTCAAAGATAACGAAG GTCAGTGTACGAGTTCGCTTTCCTGATAACCACACTTTAGAGGCAACGTTCCATCCATCTGAAAGAATGCAGACCTTAGTTGATCTTCTTACCAAAGTAGTTGCTCAACCGGAACTACCATTTTATATCT ATACCACGCCTCCCAAGAAACAGATAAAAGACTTGATGCAGGATTTTTATTCTGCTGGGTTTGTTCCTGGTGCAATCGTCTACTTTTCGTACGATCTACCTGAAG GTGAATCAGTTGGTTCGGTCTCTTACCTTAACGAAGATGCCATGTTGTTAAAAGATCTTGAAATCGTGAGCGAAGAAGAGGAATCTACTTCAGCTGTTGCAGAGCCTGAAACAGCAGCCTCTCCTCCTGCCCCTACTCCTGTTGTGAAAGAAACCAAGCCTACTGATAAGAAAGCTATCAAACCCAAGTGGTTGAAAATGTAA
- the LOC101217813 gene encoding plant UBX domain-containing protein 1 isoform X1 — MVCDDSYSLALKRRRFSYTSNSMADQSSKAKLLSVKEKYGREIRVFETMPPSSSTEELPNAGEEPDGFYEFTAEDYYRVLATKKDDKYLKTRKLREAEEAARRSKITKVSVRVRFPDNHTLEATFHPSERMQTLVDLLTKVVAQPELPFYIYTTPPKKQIKDLMQDFYSAGFVPGAIVYFSYDLPEGESVGSVSYLNEDAMLLKDLEIVSEEEESTSAVAEPETAASPPAPTPVVKETKPTDKKAIKPKWLKM, encoded by the exons ATGGTTTGTGATGATTCTTACTCTCTAGCACTCAAGCGAAGGAGGTTTTCCTACACCAGCAACTCCATGGCTGACCAATCGTCTAAG GCCAAGTTATTGAGcgtgaaagaaaaatatggacGAGAGATCCGCGTATTTGAGACAATGCCACCATCTTCATCAACAGAGGAATTACCCAACGCTG GAGAAGAGCCAGATGgtttttatgaatttacaGCGGAAGACTATTATCGAGTGTTAGCAACCAAAAAGGATG ataaatatttaaaaacacgAAAGTTGAGAGAGGCAGAAGAGGCAGCTCGCAGGTCAAAGATAACGAAG GTCAGTGTACGAGTTCGCTTTCCTGATAACCACACTTTAGAGGCAACGTTCCATCCATCTGAAAGAATGCAGACCTTAGTTGATCTTCTTACCAAAGTAGTTGCTCAACCGGAACTACCATTTTATATCT ATACCACGCCTCCCAAGAAACAGATAAAAGACTTGATGCAGGATTTTTATTCTGCTGGGTTTGTTCCTGGTGCAATCGTCTACTTTTCGTACGATCTACCTGAAG GTGAATCAGTTGGTTCGGTCTCTTACCTTAACGAAGATGCCATGTTGTTAAAAGATCTTGAAATCGTGAGCGAAGAAGAGGAATCTACTTCAGCTGTTGCAGAGCCTGAAACAGCAGCCTCTCCTCCTGCCCCTACTCCTGTTGTGAAAGAAACCAAGCCTACTGATAAGAAAGCTATCAAACCCAAGTGGTTGAAAATGTAA
- the LOC101217187 gene encoding peptidyl-prolyl cis-trans isomerase FKBP20-1, with product MSETIDLTGNGGVLKTIVKHAKANADAPTDDLPLVDVHYEGTLAESGEVFDSTREDNTVFSFELGKGSVIQAWEIAVKTMKVGEVAKITCKPEYAYGVAGSPPDIPPDATLIFEVELVACKPRKGSSLGSVSEERARLEELKRQREATAALKEEEKKKRDEAKAAAAARIQAKLESKKGGKGKGKAK from the exons ATGAGCGAAACGATAGACTTAACAGGGAATGGAGGTGTTCTGAAGACGATTGTAAAGCATGCCAAAGCCAACGCTGATGCTCCAACCGATGACCTTCCTCTTGTTGATG TTCATTATGAAGGAACTCTAGCAGAATCTGGCGAAGTGTTTGATTCAACTCGTGAGGATAATACTGTCTTCTCTTTTGAGCTTGGAAAAGGATCCGTGATCCAAGCATGGGAAATTGCCGTCAAGACAATGAAG GTTGGAGAGGTCGCAAAAATCACCTGCAAGCCAGAATATGCTTACGGAGTTGCTGGTTCTCCACCGGACATCCCACCAGA TGCAACTCTTATCTTTGAGGTGGAATTAGTGGCCTGCAAGCCCCGTAAAGGTTCAAGTTTAGGCAGTGTTTCTGAGGAAAGAGCTAGGCTCGA AGAATTGAAAAGGCAAAGGGAGGCTACTGCTGCATTaaaagaagaggagaagaaaaagagagatgaagCCAAAGCAGCAGCAGCTGCTCGGATTCAAGCCAAGTTAGAGTCCAAAAAGGGTGGAAAGGGGAAGGGTAAAGCAAAATAA
- the LOC101213904 gene encoding serine/threonine protein phosphatase 2A 57 kDa regulatory subunit B' theta isoform, with protein sequence MIKQILNRLPRKPSKSTEHREGAGTTISSSNASTSLRSNDLAANHHANTGTGSFSGPNSTLSVGLNHGSKPSQGLNSKSNGNSQVSYEALPGFKDVPNSEKQSLFIKKLNMCCVVFDFTDPSKNLKEKDIKRQTLIELVDYVASANGKLSENVIQEIVKMVSSNLFRTPTIPSRDNKALEAFDLEEEEPSMDPAWPHLQVVYEFLLRFVASPETDAKLAKRYIDHSFVLRLLDLFDSEDPRERDYLKTVLHRIYGKFMVHRPFIRKSINNIFYRFVFETEKHNGIAELLEILGSIINGFALPLKEEHKLFLVRALIPLHKPKCIPMYHQQLSYCITQFVEKDCKLADTIIRGLLKYWPITNSSKEVMFLGELEEVLEATQPAEFQRCMVPLFRQIGRCLSSSHFQVAERTLFLWNNNHIENLIKQNRKVILPIIFPALERNSRNHWNQAVQNLTQNVRKIFSDADPELFEECLLKFQEEETQEKDMKSKREAKWKRLEEIAALKAASNEAVLVTPKVALRAPSG encoded by the exons ATGATTAAACAAATACTTAATAGGCTTCCACGAAAACCTTCCAAGTCAACTGAGCATCGTGAAGGAGCAGGCACGACCATCTCTTCTTCGAATGCCTCTACAAGTTTGAGGAGTAATGATTTAGCAGCTAACCATCACGCTAACACTGGAACTGGGTCTTTTTCTGGCCCCAATTCTACTTTGAGTGTTGGACTAAATCATGGAAGTAAGCCATCTCAAGGCCTCAATTCAAAGTCAAATGGTAACTCGCAAGTTTCTTATGAGGCACTGCCAGGTTTCAAAGATGTTCCAAATTCTGAGAAGCAGAGTTTGTTCATTAAAAAGCTGAACATGTGTTGTGTGGTGTTTGATTTCACCGACCCATCAAAGAAtctaaaggaaaaagatatcAAACGACAAACACTAATAGAACTTGTTGATTATGTTGCATCTGCCAATGGAAAGCTGTCAGAAAATGTCATACAAGAAATTGTAAAGATGGTGTcctcaaatttatttagaacACCTACCATTCCATCACGAGATAACAAAGCTTTAGAAGCCTTTGATCTTGAAGAAGAGGAACCCTCAATGGACCCTGCATGGCCACATTTACAAGTTGTCTATGAGTTCCTGCTCAGGTTTGTGGCATCACCTGAAACAGATGCAAAGTTGGCAAAGAGGTACATTGATCACTCATTTGTTCTTAGGCTGTTAGATCTTTTTGATTCTGAGGACCCCAGAGAGAGGGATTACTTGAAAACAGTTCTGCACCGCATCTATGGGAAATTTATGGTGCATAGACCATTCATCAGGAAATCAATTAACAACATTTTCTATCGATTTGTTTTTGAAACTGAGAAGCATAATGGGATTGCAGAGCTTTTAGAGATTCTGGGAAGTATAATCAATGGATTTGCTCTTCCTCTAAAAGAAGAGCATAAGCTTTTTCTGGTTCGAGCACTTATTCCTCTCCACAAACCTAAATGCATTCCCATGTATCATCAGCAGTTATCTTACTGTATAACACAATTTGTGGAGAAAGATTGCAAGCTTGCTGATACAATCATAAGGGGCTTACTGAAATATTGGCCAATTACAAATAGTTCTAAGGAGGTGATGTTCTTAGGTGAACTTGAAGAAGTGTTGGAAGCAACTCAACCTGCTGAGTTTCAGCGTTGCATGGTACCCTTGTTTCGTCAGATTGGACGTTGCTTGAGCAGTTCACATTTTCAG GTAGCTGAAAGAACTCTGTTTTTGTGGAACAATAATCACATTGAGAACCTAATCAAGCAGAACCGCAAAGTCATTTTGCCGATTATATTTCCTGCGCTGGAGAGAAATTCAAGAAATCACTGGAACCAGGCCGTACAAAACTTGACACAAAATGTCCGAAAGATCTTCTCTGACGCTGACCCTGAGCTGTTTGAGGAGTGTTTGCTCAAATTTCAAGAAGAGGAGACACAAGAGAAGGATATGAAATCAAAGCGTGAGGCAAAGTGGAAACGTTTAGAAGAGATAGCTGCCCTGAAAGCTGCGAGTAATGAAGCAGTCCTTGTCACTCCCAAAGTAGCCTTACGAGCACCATCTGGCTAG